From a single Nicotiana tomentosiformis chromosome 2, ASM39032v3, whole genome shotgun sequence genomic region:
- the LOC138906013 gene encoding uncharacterized protein codes for MTVSEYAVQFSDLSRHALALVSTVRERVRRFIEGFNYGIRFSIARELEIDTPYRQVVKIAWMLEGMLGREREDMEAKRPRGTGGFNGGHTAATTRHGRGCVSHPVHSGLPASSGIPFLPKSQVAHFAQPFSSAPPVWGAFSGQSNRLGLSQSQLPRPSGACFEYGDTRHMVRDCPILRKGAPPQTTQAPQIQSGPQTSQAMVAAPVVAPPIKLARGGGRAGRGFPRRGGQSRFYAFLGRTEAIASDVVITVMVPICHRDASILFDPGSNYSYVSSYFAPYLDISRDSLSSPIYESMPLQGARVFSKIDLRSGYHQLKIQDLDISKNAFRTRKVNVVADALSRKAESLGNLAYLLAMERPLGLDVQALANQLDTVQHGDAKEVTIRDDSVLRMQGRLCVPSVDGLHELILQEAHNLLLTKSTLFIEVVTTYSSEQLAQVYIREIVWLHGVPVSIISDRGTQFTSHFWRAVQRDLGIRIKLSTTFNSQTDGQSERTIQILEDILRARVIDFGGAWDQFLPLAEFAYINNYQSSIQMTPYEALYGRRCCSQLGGLIRERVSY; via the exons atgacagtgtcgGAGTATGCTGTCCAATTTAGTGACTTGTCCAGACATGCACttgccttggtttctacagttagggAGCGAGTCCGCCGATTCATCGAGGGgttcaactatggtattagattcagcatagcccgagagttggagatagatacACCATATCGGCAGGTGGTAAAGATTGCATGGATGTTGGAGGGTATGCTGGGGCGTgagagagaggacatggaggccaagaggcctcgtggtacgGGAGGATTTAATGGTGGTCACACTGCAGCTacaacccgtcatggtagaggttgtGTTAGCCATCCAGTTCACTCAggacttccagcttctagtggtataCCGTTCCTGCCGAAatctcaggttgcacactttgctcagccattttctagtgcacctcctgtatggggtgccttcagcggtcagtccaaccGACTAGGCCTGAGCCAGTCCCAGCTGCCACGCCCATCAGGAGCTTGCTTTGAGTATGGTGATACCCGCCATATGGTTAGAGACTGCCCTATACtcaggaagggtgcacctccCCAGACTACTCAAGCTCCACAGATTCAGTcaggtccacagacttctcaaGCCATGGTTGCTGCCCCAGTTGTCGCTCCACCCATAAAGCTAGCTAGGGGTGGGGGACGGGCGGGTAGAGGTttccctagaaggggaggccaatccagattctatgcttttttggGTAGGACGGAGGCAATTGCTTCAGACGTAGTCATTACAGTTATGGTTCcgatttgccatagagatgcatcaatcttatttgatccgggatccaattattcatatgtgtcatcttactttgctccgtatttggatatatctcgtgattctttgagttctcctatttatgagTCCATGCCT ctacagggtgctagagtgttctcgaagattgatttgcggtcaggttatcatcaactgaagattcaAGATCTAGATATTTCAAAGaatgcctttaggactcg gaaggtcaatgtggtggctgatgccttgagccgaaaggcggagagtttggggaattTAGCATATCTATTAGCAATGGAGAGGCCATTGggattggatgttcaggccttggccaaccagctt gacacagttcagcacggcgatgccaaggaggttactatcagaGATGACagtgtgttgcggatgcagggccggttatgtgtgcccagtgtggatgggttgcatgagttgattcttcaagagGCCCACAATTTgct gttgaccaagtcgactcTTTTCATTGaggtagtgactacctattcttcagagcaactggctcaggtttatatccgcgagattgtctggcttcatggtgtaccggtatccatcatctctgaccggggtacacagttcacatcgcatttctggagagctgtacagcgtGATCTAGGCATACGGAttaagttgagtacaacatttaactctcagacagatggacagtctgagcgcaccattcagatattggaggatatacttcGCGCCcgtgttatagatttcgggggtgcttgggatcagttcttgccacttgcggagtttgcctacatcaacaactaccaatcgagtattcagatgactccttatgaggccctatatgggagaagGTGTTGTTCCCAATTGGGTGGTTTAATCCGGGAGAGGGTAAGTTATTAG